In Rhodopirellula sp. P2, the DNA window CTGACGACTTCTTTCATGCCCCGTGTGCTCAACGCACCCCACAAGCCGTAGGGGCTGGCTGAGCCCGGAGCACGGTTTCCGGTTTGACCCAGCATGACCACGCCATTGTGGATGTTGCCCGAGTCGATCGAATCGGTCACGAACCGGACCGCTCCATCCCCCATCAGCACGTGCACACCGCCTTGGTGGCGGCTGCTTGGTGGGCAAGCACCGGTGTCAAAGTCACCTGAGCCTCCAAAGCAAACTTCACCGTTGGGTGGCAAGATACAGTTAAAACCGGTGTAGATGATCGGGGTGTCCATCCAGCGGAAACCGCGTTTCCAATCGGCGTTCCCGGTCCGGATTCCGTTGCTGCCAGTGCCGGCAACATCAGGGTCCCAGAACTGTGGCCGGGCGGGGTCGATCCAACCGGCTTGGTCACGGCAGTGAGCAGGGTTGTTGTGAATCGTGCCCCAGCCGACACCGTAGCGAGCGTTCGTGGTGATCGAGTTGTCGCCCAAGTCAGTTGCGATTTCACCGCAAGCGATGGTGTTGGACAAGCCATCCAAGACGTCACGGAATTTCAGTTGACGACGGTGGTAGAAGAAGCCACGGTTGGTCGCGTTCGCGTTTTGGCCGTTGTTGGGAGTCAAGACCCATTTGCCACCGGTGTGACGCATGTAGCCGTGGTTGACCCAGTCCGTGCTGTCGCCGATGCAAGCGGCGTAGTTGGTTCGGCCGTGTGCTGGTGCACCGCGACCTGGATCGCTGGGGCAACGGAACGTTCCCACTTCAGTGAACCAAGGACGATAGGCACCGCCCCAAGGCGCTGGTCCCATCGGTGGAAAACCTGGGCTGATGGCGTTGCCATTCATGTCCAAGTTGTAGGGGTTGCTGATTTGCTCCCACAAACCTTGTTGTTCCACGAAGGGCAACAGGGCGGGAAGCCAGCTCAAGCGAAACTTGTTGGTCGTGAACCCGGGACCAGAGCCACCCGGGTCGCCATCCAGGTACGTGCCACCGGCTTGCTTTGGCAAAGCATTGTAGGCCGAGTGATAGTTGTGAATGCCCAACCCAATTTGCTTGAAATTGTTGCTGCACTGCATGCGGCGGGCTGCTTCACGGGCAGCTTGGACGGCGGGCAAGAGCAGCCCAACGAGGACACCAATGATGGCGATGACAACCAGCAGCTCAACGAGCGTAAAGCCGGAAGCTTTTGTTCGGTTTCGAACCATTTCGCGCTCCAAAATAGGAATAGAGAAGAAAGTTGATTGCAGGCACCGGCATCGAAAGAAAAGCAACCCGAATTCCTGCAATTTGTTACACTCGAAGGTTAAGAGGATCTAAGGGTGGCTGGAATCGCGTAAGATGAAGCGCAAAGGTGGAGGATCGACGCCTTGCGAGTTTTGAAGGGGTGTTTCCTGGCTTCGCAATCGGGTGGGGGACGGGGGTGCATCAACCCGGTGAGTTGTTTGCCGTGACGGAACACACATGTGAAATGTGCTTTTTTCCCGAGTCGAACGCTGGCAAGCGTTTGGCAATGGTGCGCGTGGGGATCTGCTCTGCAGGGGAGAGGGATCTGATTGCGCATGAAAAAACCCAGCACTGAGGGAGTGCTGGGTGGACACGAAATTTCTTGGGATTTCGGTGACTAGTCCTGCTGTGCGTCTGTGGCAGCGTCCATTTCTTGCTCGTACGAACTGTCGTCGTAGCTGAATTCAGCAGGCGGTTCAATTTGAGTGGTGCTGTCGCTGGGACCACAGCCCACGACAGAGAAGGTGCCGACGAAGACTAGCAACGCGAAAAATGATTTTGCAGCATTCATGGTAGGACTCGATGAAAGGGGGATGAATTTCCACCCCCCAGCCTAATCGCTTTGGAAAGTTCCTGGCAAGCGTTTGGCTCCAAGTTTAGGGGGGTGCAATATTCATCCAGTGAATCTTTGGTTGTCCTTCGACGATCAACCCTCGTCGATTCAACATCACAGGGTCGAATGTTTGCTTCTTTCCGCTGGGCCACTTCACCTCGATCCGAGGCCGGGTTTGGTTGGTGGGGATCCCGATGCAAACCACGGCTTCATTTCGGCACATGTAGCCGTCTCCGGTCACGACCGCGTGCTGAATGGAGTTGTCATTCAGGTGCACCTGGACCGTGGCGCCGATTGCGTCTCGTTCGGAGTCGGTGCCAATGAGTTGCAGCTGCAGCCAATCATTGTCCGTCTTGGTTTGGTTCTCCAGCAGTGCCAACGGGTCCATCAAGTCGCCGATCAAGAAATCGACCAAGCCGTCATGATTCCAATCCAGCCGGGCAACAGAGCGGCCCAGGTGCTGGTTGGCAAAGTAGCCGCTGGCATCGTCGGGCTGCGTTGGAATCCATCGCTGGTCGTGATTGATCAGTAACTGGGTGGGCATCCGGAAGTGTTGCTTCTGTGGTCGTCGATCTTCGATGTCACCATTGCCAACGACAAGATCCTGGTCGCCATCGTTTTCGAAGTCGATGGCTTGTGTTCCAAACCCAAGCATCGTCCGAGAGTGTTCTTCGAGACCACTTGCGAAGACAGCGTCGGTGTAGAGGTGGTCTGTTTGTTGCAGGTAGAGATTGGACAATTCGTCATCGAAATTGGTGACGTGGAAATCGAGAGTGTGGTTGCCATCAAAATCTCCCGCCGCGATTCCCATGCTGGCCAGCGGGCGACCGGTGACCCCGTTGGCGACACCGCTGAGCAGGGCGATGTCATGAAAGGTGTTGTGTGAAGTCGCGTCCCGATCCCAGAGTTGATTTTGAGTTTGGTCATTGGTGACAAAAATTTCGTTGCTGCCATCGGCATCCAAATCACCGACCACCAAACCCATTCCGCGATGTGCGTCCGATGTGGTGGGGCAGAGTTCGCGAAGGGTGTGGCCCTCCAGTGATCCGCTTGGACTGCTGAGGAAAACACGGTCTTCGGCGGCGGTGAACTGCATGGGGCCGGGCAAACGAATGGGCGTCCCGGAGGGATCGTATTGGATCGAATCAAAGATTCGTTCATCGTCCACGTAGTTGACCTCCACGATGTCGGGCAAGTGGTCACCGGACACGTCCGCGATTGCCAACCCGGTGGTATAAATCCCTTGGTTCCAAGTTTTATCCACCTCAACCGATTCAAAGGTGCCGTCGCCTTGGTTGATCAACAGGTGATTGCGTCCCATGTTGCCAACCACCAGGTCAGGGAATCCATCCTGGTTGATATCACCGGCTGTCACGGCCATCGAGTACCCGCGGTCATCGACGTGGGCGGAGGCGGTTGCGTCTGCGAACGAATCGCCCAGGTGACGAGCGAGGTAGTTGCCGGATTTTCCAGGTTCGGTCGCGTTTCCATCGCCCTGGGCAGCGTAGATGTCAGTGTACCCATCCAGGTCAAAATCGAAGCAGGCCAATCCCGAGCCGAGTGGTTGGTGCAGCAGGAAATGTTTTTCGACGGGAGGGTGGGCATTGCGGTACTGGAAGTTCAGGCCCGTTTGCGAAGCAACGTTTTCGAAGTGTGGCTGAATTGATGGTTCGTCACTGGGCGTGTGTTGAGACGGTGTGTCGGAGGCTGGCCTTGTCCGTTCACGCGAACTGACGAGTGACTTCCAGTCGGTTTGAGGGGGCATCGCGGGGGGCAATCCGACGCGTTGAGCGAGCAAGGCATCGGCTGAGTTGACGGTTTGTTTCAGCTGGCTCAACGCAGCGAGGTGTTGATCAACGCGAGCTTGTTGTGGGGTGGTGTATGCGATGGCGTTGAACTGCCACGCAAGCGATTCAAACGGCAGTCCGATGGGGGTGAGTTGTTGAGACAAAATTTGGCAGGCTCGGCCCACGTTGCCTCGTCGAACCACGGTAGAAGTCGCGAGTTCAGCCAGATCCTTTGCCAGTTGGGCGCGTTCTTCCACACGGGATGCCGCTGGGTCGGAGTTCAGGCCACGCAGCGCGGTGCTGAGGCGTCGCAACGCAGACTCGTGGAGTGGTTCCAGTTCAACGGCCCGCTGGAAGGCTTGGCTCGCTGACGCCCATTCTCGGTTGGCCTGGTGCCAGGTTCCGATCGCCATCCAGTGGTCGGGGAACCGTTGGCATTCATTGGGAGCTTCCGCAAAGGCCAAGGAGGCTTCCTCGGTTTTGCCCATCTCCGCCAGGATTCTTGCTCGCAATGCAAGCAAGGCTGGTTCGTCCGCAGCGAAACCGGGAGCGTTTGCAAGGACATCCAGCGCCTGTTGGAATTGATTGTCGTCAAGCTTCTCGCGAGCGATTGCGAGTGCTTTTTGAGATGGCTTGGCGCGTGATTGTTGGCTGTCATGGATTTGTTGATCGGGCGCCAACAAGCAGAGCAGTTCGACGGTTGTCATCGGTGACCTTGGAACCAAGCGTCGTAGGTGCTCATTGGCTTCGAAACGATTGCCTTGTTCGTTTTGAAGTGCCGCGATGGAACGAAGCGAATTCACATTGGAGGGGTCTGACTCGAGCAGTCGCGTGTGTCGGTGGATGGCAGCGTTGTAGTCGCCGCTTTCCGCCAGCCAGGCGGCTGCATTGGCAAGCAGCGTGGGGCGGTGCTGCGGCAACCGTTCGGCGGATTCATCCAGCAACGCGATGGCAGCGTCAAGGTTGTTCAGCGACCGTTCGGTCTGGGCCGTCAGCGCGATCACTTCCAGTTGATCGGGTTGCGATTGCAAGAGCGACCGCAGTTCTGTCAGAGCGCCCGAGGGGTTCCCCGATGCGAGGAGACGTCGGGCATGCAGCAGGGAGGGGGCTGGCTCGTTTGCAGTGTCCGATCCGGTTTGCGACGGAGTTTTCGCAGAGGCGGGCTGGCCAGATTCCGCTGAGCGAGATTGGGGGGGCGAGACTTTGGTGGCAGAGTCCTGGCGATCGCACCCCAGAATCGCAAGCAGCAGAAGCACGCAGAGGCTGGCAGAAAAGGAGGCGACCGGTTCGGTCCGTTTGGACATGGCTCGTCACTGCAGAGGTGAAATCAACGTTGCGGATTTCACTCAGTGTAGCCGACCGGGGCGTTTCGACTGTCGCGTTAAAATCGCAGTTGACCACCAATGCTCAAGCCATGAGCCACGTAATCGTTTTGAATGAATCGGAATTCCGGACGGGAAGGCGAGGTCACCACTCCGGGAGGAGCCAGCAGGTCGGGATCGACATCGCGGTCGATTTGGTCACCCGGGCGAGCGACGTTCGGCATGTAAAGCAGCGTGTAGCCAACCGTCGCGTCCAAGCAGCTGGTGAGGTGCACGCCGAGTGTGAACCCGACTTCTGGAACCATCGTGAACTCATCGCGACTGAACGTGCCGGAATTGTCACGTTGAGCATAGAGGCCGCCGGTGTAATCGTCGGTCACACCGGATTCGGTGATGGTGGTGTTCCCATTGATGGAGACGGTTTGGGATGTCGTTCCCACCGCGACACGCAAGAGGCTTTCCAGCCAAATGCGTTCCAGGTTGGCTTGGTAGACCACTCCCAATTGCAAACCATCAAATTCGTTGCTGGTCCGAAACGCTTCGTTCAGGTTGATCGTGCCGGGGGCGGCGGTGAGTTGTGATTCGAGTGATTCTGAAAACGTCAGCGATTCGTCCAGCTCAATGTGTCGGTACCCGATCAGCCAATCGACTCGGTCGGTGTTGCGGCAGGTCACGCAGTTGCCACCGCATGTTGGGCACAGAGCGATGCGCCCGTTGACCAAGTAGGAGTTGAGTTTGGAACTGGCCCCGATCGACAAACTGCCGTCGACCACGCCGGGATAGTTGATCAGCTGAGAGGTCTCGATATCGGTGTCGGTTCGATAGAACGGGCGAGCCAGAATTTGGGTTCCGCCATCGCGGCTGAAGCCAGATTCATTCGATCCGATCCGGAAGAATTCCCCTTCGATTCCGAACGCTGAGGCCGGCGTGACGAAGAACCCACCGCGGAACCGGATGCCGTTGGTGCTTTCATCGTTGATTTCCCCGCCATACAAGGTTTGGGTGTTTGCCAATCCCAACACACCGGCATCGGTTTGGGCGGTGCCCGTGGGGCTGGTCGTGGCCAAGGCAGGGGTTTCCATGCCGTCGGCCCACCAGCGGATGTAGTCGGTTCGCAACCAAAATCGATCCTGCGTGGCAACGGTGGGAACCAACAGGTTGCTCGGGAACGATTGGCTCGGAAACCCTGCTAAAAATCCGCCACCTTGGGTGCCGGAATTGTAGGCCGCGGTGGCGTAGGGATCGAGGTTGGTTCCACTGACTGGGACGACCGCATACTGTTGAGCTTGCACGCGTTGAGTTTCACATCCGAAGCTCAACAATAAAAACAGCGAGGCGATGATTGCGCCGCAAGTGAATGGTTTGCTGAGAGAGCGTGAAGCGTGGGACGCGAAACGTATTGTGGTCGGGGCTGGCATTTTTTTTCCGTTCTAGATCGGATTCGCTCAAGATTTTGGCGTGTCCAACCGAACGGATCGTCAATCCAAGTCCATGGCGTCAAGACCAAACCAGGATCCTGGGTCGATTCCAACGATGCAGCCGTTGTGAAACAGACCTCCGTCGCATGGTCCCGGGGTGACGTGTGGGACGGTTTGCAGGGCTGTTTGCAGGGCTGTTTGCGGAGGGGACTCTGCGAGCGAGATCGAAAGGAGCGTTCCAACACGTGGACGCGTTTGATGGTCGATGGGGTTCACGCGACGGGAGCGACAGAGATTGACGATGGGCGCATGAAAAAGCCCGACCTTTTCCCCCCGAAAAAGGCCGGGCTTGACTCACGAAATCGATCCGAGCGTTCCACCGGCTCCCCGTTGCCCGGCATCGATTTGTTGTCGCGAGTTCGCTTCAGTCCAATGGATCAGCGATCCGTCGGACGACTTTGCACGCCTGGCGTTTGCATGAACGAAGCCAGGAAACTGCGTTTGCTGTTGTCGACGACTGTGAAGTCGGTCAAGGCAACCACCGTCGGGTTGGTTCCACCCACATCGATGTCGTCGATGCTCTCGCCATTGCCCAAGCTTCCTTCCGAGGCACTTGGGAACTCCGGCCCATCGCTGGTGCCACTTGGCAAGGAAAGACGAGAGACTTGGTACTTGCCGGGCAACAGGTCTTCGAACAGGTACTCACCGTTGGCGTCCGTGGTCACAGTCACGGGAGTGAACGTGCTGCCGTCGGTGAGTGTGCCGGTCAGTTGCAGTTGAACACCGGCGTAGCCAATCTCGCCTGTGTCCCGCACACCGTTGCCGTTGGCGTCACGGTACACGTTGCCCGAGATTTCATTGATGGCTTGGTCAATGGCAGTGGTTGCTGAGGCCGTGTTGTCGGTGGAGTTGGTTTCCGCGGTGGTGGTGGAGACCGTCACGTTGTTGACTTGGTCATCCGTCACGCCATCGTTGACAGAAGCAATGATCGTGAACTGGAACGAACTGCCCGAGGCAATCGTGCCGCCGTTGACCGTGACCGTTTGACCGGTTGCCGACAATGCTCCGCTTGGTCCTGTGCCGCTGACAAACGTCAGTCCGGCTGGCAGAGTGTCAACCGCCGTGACGGCTGCTGCTGGCGAAGGACCGTCGTTGAAGACATTGACGGTGTAAGTCAGTTGGACACCGGTTTGAGCCGTCGTCACATCCACGGTTTTGGTGACTCGCACGTTGGCTTCTGGAACCACGGTGACGGGCACGGATGCCGAGTTGTTGTCGGTCTGAGTTTCACCGGTGTCGGTCGCCAATGAAACGTTGTTGGTGATCGAACCCGAGGCATCGTCGTCGACGGTTGCCGTGATGGTCAGCGTTCGAGTCGTGCCAGGAGCAAGGTCGAATTCAGGGAAGACGATCACGCCATTGGTGGTGCTGGTGGGCGTCACCGCGGCACCGCCTGAGGTGGCGGAGGCAAATGTCAGCCCCGCGGGCAACGTGTCGGTCACGATTGCACCGGTTGCCGTCGAGGGGCTTTCGCCATTGTCGGCTTCGGTGCCGTCGTCGTTGGTGTCGTGAGAGACCACGATGTTGAACGTCACGGTGTCATCGGGACCGAAGGTGGTGGCACCACCCTGGACGGTTTTGGCAATCGTCAAGTCGAACTCAGGCGTCACCGCCACGGTGACGGTGTCGGTGTTGTTGGTGCTGTCCAGTTCCGTCACCCCAGGAACTGCGACGGCTGCCGAGTTGACCAGGTCCGTTGTCACGGTGGGATCCACGTCCGCGGTGACCGTGAAGCTCCGCGTGGTGCCAACTGGAATCGAAGCGTATTCGACTTCCAACAAACGAGTGGTGGTGTTGAAGTTGGAGGTCGAAGAACCCGCCGCGGTGATCACCACGTTGGACAGTCCGGCTGGCAATGTGTCGGTGACGCGAGAGTTGATCGCATCGGAAACGCTGTCGTCGTCATGCGAGACCGTGAAGGTGTAGGTCACGGTGTCCGCACCTGGGACAACGGTGGCTTCCGCCGCCGTCTTTTCCAGGATCAAGTCGATGCGAGCATCGGGATCGATGTTGACGGTGGACGTGTTGTTGTTGGAGTCCGATTCTGGATCCGTGGTGCTGACCGTGGCCGTGTTGGCGATCACATCGAATTCATCCGAGCCGATTCCGACTTCGAATTCAAACGTCAGCGATTCGCTTGGGTCCAGGTTCGGAACGGTGAAGGTCAGGGTTTGACCTGTTTGGATCACGGTGACCCCGGACGTTCCAGCATCAAAGCTGCCAGCGACCAAAGACAGGCCGTCGTCCAAGATGTCGACGACCGAAACCCCGCGAGCTTCGGACGGTCCGGCATTGCTGACCACGACCTGGTAGGTCACAAATCCGCCGGCAACAACTTGGAATGGCGAGGTGCTGTCGATGATGTCATCAGCGTCATCGCCATCGGTGCGATCATCTGGGATCCGAGTTTCAACGACGGTTTTAGCGACCGTCACATCGACTTCACGAACGACGTCGGTGGTGTCATTGGTGGTGACATCGGGTGCGTTGTCAGCTGTTGCGGTGACCGAGTTGTCCAGCGGTGAATTCGCGTCGGCGATGGTGGGATCAACCGTGACGATGATCTCGATGGTTTCGTCTTCCCCGGCGGCCAAGTCACCCAAGACCATTTGGATCTTGCCGATGTCTGGGCCCGCGGTCACGAGGCTGGCCGAACCCGCACCGTCGGTGAAGCTGGCCGAGACAAACGAGACGCCTGCGGGCAGCGTGTCCAACGCGGTGACGTTGATTGCGTTGTCGGAGCTGGTGTTGGTGACCGTGATTTCGTAGGTCAGTTGGTTGCCCGCGGTGACGGTCGTCAAGTTATCCGTTTTGGTCACGCTCAACGTTGCGATCGGAACGTCTGCATTGGCGAGCGAAACGTTGTTCAGCAAGGGGTCGGAGTCGACGGGGTTGGTGGGGTCATTGTCGACTTCCACTTCATAACCACTGACGTGAGCTTCGTTTTCAGGGTCCGCCGTGATGTCGGTGTCGATGTCGGTGAAGACTCGGTAGGTCACCGATCCCGAGGCTGCCAAGGCACCAACACTGAAGGTGCGGATCTCGCGACCGGCTCCGCCGACCTCGGTCGTGGTGGTGGTGGCAACGGCACCGCCGCCGCTGTCTTCGACGCGATCGAACGTCAATCCTTCAGGGATGTAATCTTCGACGCTCACATCGGTCGCGTCGGTGGGACCCAGGTTTTCGATCACCAAGTCAAACACGGCGGTGCCGCCTGCGATCAGGCTCGACGAGGCGGTGACCAGCGACTTGGTGATTCGCAGGTCCGTGTTGGGGACCACGCCAAAGTCGACGGTCGAGTTGGTGTTGTTGTCGGTGCCGTCGGTCGTGGGCTCGCCGTTGACTTCCAGGGTGATCGCACCGCTGACCAAGCCGATTCCATCGACGTAGGTGCCGTCGTTGTCGTCGTTGGCGTTCAGGTCGGTGTCCGCTGCCGCGGTGCCACTGCCAGAGTGCCCAAAGAGTGGTTGGCCCGTTGCGAATTCCGACTCAGGAATCACGACGGCGTAGGTTCCAGGCCCCAGTGGATCGCCGCTGGTCAGCGTGGTGAATGTGTAAGCACCCGAGGTGGCTCCACCGGTCACGGTGGTGGTTGCGATGGGTGTGTCGCCAGCGTCAACGGTGTCAGAGGGACCGCTCAGGGCATACAGTTCGACCACGATTTCATTGCCCACACCGGGGTTGGGGAAATCGGGTTCGCCGGCATCGCGATCGCCGTTGTTCTGGTTGGCTTGGTTGGTGCCGCCGCCATCGTCGATGAAGATTTTACCGCCCAATTCCATGGGCTGAATGCTGGCCAGGTTGATGACGTTTTCGTTGCTGCGTTGGGATTCCAAAACGGCAACGAAGAGGTCCAAACTGGACGCTCCCGCACCACCGTTGCTGGAGACACCATCGACGAAGACTTCGATCGCACCGACGTCGCTGAAGTCGGCACCCGTTCCGGTGTCGGAAAAGGCACTGAATGGCACGAACAATTCTTCAGCTGGGCCACCAATGTTGCTGGGCAGGTCCAGCATGGCGGTCGAGAAGTTGCCGGCATCGGTGTAGATTCGGATTTCCAAACCGTCGGTCACGACCTGATCGCTGCGGACCGAAAGGACGATCCCGGCTGCGTTGTCCGAGTCAGAAAGATCGGCACTGCCCAATCCAGTCGGGTTCAGAGCCAGGGCAACGCCATCCCCATCCACACCGTCGTATTGAACAAGCAGGGTTGCTGTGACATCGCCACCGTTGCTGAAGACCAGTTCACCGGATCCTGTGGCGATTTCAAATTGGCTGTCGCCACTGGATTTGGCATTGAGGTAGATTTCCACATCTCGCTCGTCACCAATCACGGCACCACCGGAGGTCAACGCACCGCTGCTGCTGGTGGTGGTGCTGAGGGCGACGGTTTCGGTGATCGGTTGCGATGGTTGGTCGATCGAGAAGGCATCGATCACCGTGGCCGTGACGCCCGTGTCATCGGTGATGGTGACGGTCGCGGTGTCAGGGAAGACCAAGCCGCTGAGGTCAGCACCACCCGGGGCGTCTTCTTGGGTCAAGAAGTACACACCGGTGGCTGTTGTGCCAGTGGCGTCGGAGCCGTCTAGGTTGGTGAAGCGGTAGGCACCATCGGCCACTGTGGTGACGGAGCCTTCGACAACGTCGGTGCCGATTTCCAGCGTTCCGTTGGAGTTGGCGTCACGGTACAAGGTGATCAACGCACCCTCGATGGCTGGTTCGCCACCGTCCATTGATCCGCTTCCATCGCTGTCGATGTAGGCGACTCCGCTGATTGCACCCAGGTCGGCGGCCATCAGCTCTCGCTTTTGCAGGGATTCCAGTCTCAGACGCCGTTGTCCACGACGACCACGACGGCTGGATTTCGCTTGATCAGCTTGATTGGTGCGACGGTTTTGACCGGTCAGACGGTCGATCATGCGTTGGAAGATCATGTCCAATTCCCTGGAAACTGTTGTCTTGTTGGGGGAGCGTGCGTCTCCGGAGCCTGCCACGCGAAATCATCTGGGATGACGCGACCGGCTCGTGGCTAGGTGGGGCGTTGGATGCGCTCACCCGGCGAATGGTTTCATTCTTCACCGCTCCGAATCCCTCGGCTTCGGTGTAATCGGCATGTTTGCTTCATTCGGGTCAGCTGATTCATTGCGAGTCAGCGGAATTTTTCGAATTGTTCCTCCCAGCACCCCACTTGGGATTGCCGGTCGAATCAGCAGGCCTTGCCAAGCCTTGCAACGTGTTCTCTACCAGCGGTACTCGCCACCGAAGCTGATGCCTTGGGCCCAGTAGTCGGAGTTGTCGAATTCGAAGGCGGGGTAATCAGCCAAGACCGTGCTGGCTGCACCGTTGGGCAATTGAGCCGTGTCGACGCGGCGGTCGATGTGATCGCCAGGTCGCACCACGTTGGACCAGTACAGGAACGTGTATCCGAACGTGGCTCGCAGTTGATCCGTGACTTGGTAACCCAGTGTCAGGTCAAGTTGTGGCAGGACAGAGAACTCGTCGCGGCTGTATTCGCCGATGTTGGAGTTCTGAGCCAGCAAACCGCCCT includes these proteins:
- a CDS encoding DUF1559 domain-containing protein, whose protein sequence is MVRNRTKASGFTLVELLVVIAIIGVLVGLLLPAVQAAREAARRMQCSNNFKQIGLGIHNYHSAYNALPKQAGGTYLDGDPGGSGPGFTTNKFRLSWLPALLPFVEQQGLWEQISNPYNLDMNGNAISPGFPPMGPAPWGGAYRPWFTEVGTFRCPSDPGRGAPAHGRTNYAACIGDSTDWVNHGYMRHTGGKWVLTPNNGQNANATNRGFFYHRRQLKFRDVLDGLSNTIACGEIATDLGDNSITTNARYGVGWGTIHNNPAHCRDQAGWIDPARPQFWDPDVAGTGSNGIRTGNADWKRGFRWMDTPIIYTGFNCILPPNGEVCFGGSGDFDTGACPPSSRHQGGVHVLMGDGAVRFVTDSIDSGNIHNGVVMLGQTGNRAPGSASPYGLWGALSTRGMKEVVSIDDL
- a CDS encoding FG-GAP-like repeat-containing protein produces the protein MSKRTEPVASFSASLCVLLLLAILGCDRQDSATKVSPPQSRSAESGQPASAKTPSQTGSDTANEPAPSLLHARRLLASGNPSGALTELRSLLQSQPDQLEVIALTAQTERSLNNLDAAIALLDESAERLPQHRPTLLANAAAWLAESGDYNAAIHRHTRLLESDPSNVNSLRSIAALQNEQGNRFEANEHLRRLVPRSPMTTVELLCLLAPDQQIHDSQQSRAKPSQKALAIAREKLDDNQFQQALDVLANAPGFAADEPALLALRARILAEMGKTEEASLAFAEAPNECQRFPDHWMAIGTWHQANREWASASQAFQRAVELEPLHESALRRLSTALRGLNSDPAASRVEERAQLAKDLAELATSTVVRRGNVGRACQILSQQLTPIGLPFESLAWQFNAIAYTTPQQARVDQHLAALSQLKQTVNSADALLAQRVGLPPAMPPQTDWKSLVSSRERTRPASDTPSQHTPSDEPSIQPHFENVASQTGLNFQYRNAHPPVEKHFLLHQPLGSGLACFDFDLDGYTDIYAAQGDGNATEPGKSGNYLARHLGDSFADATASAHVDDRGYSMAVTAGDINQDGFPDLVVGNMGRNHLLINQGDGTFESVEVDKTWNQGIYTTGLAIADVSGDHLPDIVEVNYVDDERIFDSIQYDPSGTPIRLPGPMQFTAAEDRVFLSSPSGSLEGHTLRELCPTTSDAHRGMGLVVGDLDADGSNEIFVTNDQTQNQLWDRDATSHNTFHDIALLSGVANGVTGRPLASMGIAAGDFDGNHTLDFHVTNFDDELSNLYLQQTDHLYTDAVFASGLEEHSRTMLGFGTQAIDFENDGDQDLVVGNGDIEDRRPQKQHFRMPTQLLINHDQRWIPTQPDDASGYFANQHLGRSVARLDWNHDGLVDFLIGDLMDPLALLENQTKTDNDWLQLQLIGTDSERDAIGATVQVHLNDNSIQHAVVTGDGYMCRNEAVVCIGIPTNQTRPRIEVKWPSGKKQTFDPVMLNRRGLIVEGQPKIHWMNIAPP
- a CDS encoding BBP7 family outer membrane beta-barrel protein gives rise to the protein MQAQQYAVVPVSGTNLDPYATAAYNSGTQGGGFLAGFPSQSFPSNLLVPTVATQDRFWLRTDYIRWWADGMETPALATTSPTGTAQTDAGVLGLANTQTLYGGEINDESTNGIRFRGGFFVTPASAFGIEGEFFRIGSNESGFSRDGGTQILARPFYRTDTDIETSQLINYPGVVDGSLSIGASSKLNSYLVNGRIALCPTCGGNCVTCRNTDRVDWLIGYRHIELDESLTFSESLESQLTAAPGTINLNEAFRTSNEFDGLQLGVVYQANLERIWLESLLRVAVGTTSQTVSINGNTTITESGVTDDYTGGLYAQRDNSGTFSRDEFTMVPEVGFTLGVHLTSCLDATVGYTLLYMPNVARPGDQIDRDVDPDLLAPPGVVTSPSRPEFRFIQNDYVAHGLSIGGQLRF
- a CDS encoding SdrD B-like domain-containing protein is translated as MIFQRMIDRLTGQNRRTNQADQAKSSRRGRRGQRRLRLESLQKRELMAADLGAISGVAYIDSDGSGSMDGGEPAIEGALITLYRDANSNGTLEIGTDVVEGSVTTVADGAYRFTNLDGSDATGTTATGVYFLTQEDAPGGADLSGLVFPDTATVTITDDTGVTATVIDAFSIDQPSQPITETVALSTTTSSSGALTSGGAVIGDERDVEIYLNAKSSGDSQFEIATGSGELVFSNGGDVTATLLVQYDGVDGDGVALALNPTGLGSADLSDSDNAAGIVLSVRSDQVVTDGLEIRIYTDAGNFSTAMLDLPSNIGGPAEELFVPFSAFSDTGTGADFSDVGAIEVFVDGVSSNGGAGASSLDLFVAVLESQRSNENVINLASIQPMELGGKIFIDDGGGTNQANQNNGDRDAGEPDFPNPGVGNEIVVELYALSGPSDTVDAGDTPIATTTVTGGATSGAYTFTTLTSGDPLGPGTYAVVIPESEFATGQPLFGHSGSGTAAADTDLNANDDNDGTYVDGIGLVSGAITLEVNGEPTTDGTDNNTNSTVDFGVVPNTDLRITKSLVTASSSLIAGGTAVFDLVIENLGPTDATDVSVEDYIPEGLTFDRVEDSGGGAVATTTTTEVGGAGREIRTFSVGALAASGSVTYRVFTDIDTDITADPENEAHVSGYEVEVDNDPTNPVDSDPLLNNVSLANADVPIATLSVTKTDNLTTVTAGNQLTYEITVTNTSSDNAINVTALDTLPAGVSFVSASFTDGAGSASLVTAGPDIGKIQMVLGDLAAGEDETIEIIVTVDPTIADANSPLDNSVTATADNAPDVTTNDTTDVVREVDVTVAKTVVETRIPDDRTDGDDADDIIDSTSPFQVVAGGFVTYQVVVSNAGPSEARGVSVVDILDDGLSLVAGSFDAGTSGVTVIQTGQTLTFTVPNLDPSESLTFEFEVGIGSDEFDVIANTATVSTTDPESDSNNNTSTVNIDPDARIDLILEKTAAEATVVPGADTVTYTFTVSHDDDSVSDAINSRVTDTLPAGLSNVVITAAGSSTSNFNTTTRLLEVEYASIPVGTTRSFTVTADVDPTVTTDLVNSAAVAVPGVTELDSTNNTDTVTVAVTPEFDLTIAKTVQGGATTFGPDDTVTFNIVVSHDTNDDGTEADNGESPSTATGAIVTDTLPAGLTFASATSGGAAVTPTSTTNGVIVFPEFDLAPGTTRTLTITATVDDDASGSITNNVSLATDTGETQTDNNSASVPVTVVPEANVRVTKTVDVTTAQTGVQLTYTVNVFNDGPSPAAAVTAVDTLPAGLTFVSGTGPSGALSATGQTVTVNGGTIASGSSFQFTIIASVNDGVTDDQVNNVTVSTTTAETNSTDNTASATTAIDQAINEISGNVYRDANGNGVRDTGEIGYAGVQLQLTGTLTDGSTFTPVTVTTDANGEYLFEDLLPGKYQVSRLSLPSGTSDGPEFPSASEGSLGNGESIDDIDVGGTNPTVVALTDFTVVDNSKRSFLASFMQTPGVQSRPTDR